The Brevibacillus brevis genome contains a region encoding:
- a CDS encoding class I SAM-dependent methyltransferase yields MPNHEQIYKNQAEQYDLMISRQPSLLAVIEEITPIKGRDVIDLGAGSGRLTSVLAPHAKSILALDASAAMLEVNALQLTQAGLSNWKTNVADHREIPADANSADVIVAGWTVCYLTSSEVPNNELNLEKIIQEMKRVLRPGGTIVIMETMGTGYETPHPPEFLTQYYSLLENKYGFSHKWIRLDYRFADLEEAERQARFFFGDELADRVVVEKLVTLPECAGVWWLAV; encoded by the coding sequence ATGCCAAACCACGAACAAATTTATAAAAATCAAGCGGAACAGTACGATTTGATGATTTCCAGACAACCAAGTCTGCTCGCTGTCATCGAAGAAATCACCCCTATTAAAGGACGGGACGTGATCGATCTGGGAGCTGGCTCAGGTAGACTTACCTCTGTGCTTGCCCCTCATGCCAAGTCCATTCTTGCTCTCGATGCTTCCGCTGCCATGCTAGAAGTGAATGCACTACAGCTGACGCAAGCCGGTCTTTCCAATTGGAAAACAAACGTAGCGGATCATCGAGAAATTCCCGCAGACGCTAATAGTGCAGATGTCATCGTAGCGGGATGGACGGTTTGTTACCTCACCAGTTCTGAAGTTCCCAACAACGAGCTCAATCTTGAAAAGATCATTCAGGAGATGAAACGCGTGCTTCGTCCTGGTGGCACGATCGTCATCATGGAGACGATGGGGACCGGATATGAAACACCTCATCCGCCCGAATTTCTTACACAGTACTATTCCTTGTTGGAAAACAAATACGGCTTCTCTCACAAATGGATTCGTTTGGACTACCGATTTGCAGACTTGGAAGAAGCAGAACGGCAAGCAAGATTTTTCTTTGGGGATGAACTTGCAGACAGAGTCGTTGTGGAAAAGCTGGTGACTTTGCCGGAATGCGCAGGGGTTTGGTGGCTGGCGGTTTGA
- the hemH gene encoding ferrochelatase: MKALLMLSYASLQSIDDILPFYTHLFHGKIPSPDTLKAAKTRFQSIGVADPLGSVTARQASALERRLNQTGGGERIKVYQATKHTSPFVHETIQQMVADGVTELYAFPTSPLYSRTGTAAYYQSVRKALEASGANIPVVEINHWHRYPGIAEAISLRLRTALQWLSMDNRSEATVLFTAHSQPGVPEVNNEFIQAFTELAEEVAMRADCKKWLLAYRSAGPAPQKWLGPDVLAMIEKVAESGGKAVVVCDLLSLTENVEAIFDCRIHCRMKAEACGLEFVSTEFLNDSADYIDALVELIRERIEQSEERKS, from the coding sequence ATGAAAGCCCTGCTCATGTTGTCTTACGCCTCACTTCAATCAATCGATGATATATTGCCCTTTTATACCCATCTGTTTCACGGCAAAATTCCTTCGCCGGATACGTTGAAGGCTGCCAAGACACGCTTTCAATCAATTGGCGTTGCAGATCCGCTCGGCTCGGTAACCGCTCGGCAAGCCTCGGCCTTGGAGCGGCGGTTAAATCAAACTGGAGGCGGCGAGCGAATCAAAGTCTATCAAGCTACGAAGCATACGTCTCCTTTTGTACACGAGACGATTCAACAAATGGTCGCAGATGGCGTTACCGAGTTGTATGCGTTTCCGACATCTCCCTTGTATTCGAGAACGGGAACGGCAGCCTATTATCAGAGTGTTCGAAAGGCGCTCGAAGCCAGCGGTGCGAATATTCCGGTTGTAGAAATCAATCATTGGCACCGCTATCCGGGTATTGCAGAAGCGATCAGTCTTCGCCTACGAACGGCACTGCAATGGCTTTCCATGGACAACCGTTCCGAAGCGACTGTGTTGTTTACGGCCCACAGCCAACCGGGGGTGCCAGAAGTAAACAACGAGTTCATCCAAGCTTTTACGGAATTGGCTGAAGAGGTCGCCATGCGAGCCGATTGCAAGAAGTGGCTGCTCGCTTACCGAAGCGCGGGCCCGGCCCCGCAGAAATGGTTAGGACCGGATGTGCTTGCGATGATCGAAAAAGTAGCCGAGTCAGGCGGCAAGGCAGTCGTCGTCTGTGACTTGCTGTCTTTGACCGAAAATGTGGAGGCGATTTTCGATTGCAGAATCCATTGCCGAATGAAAGCAGAGGCTTGCGGGCTGGAATTTGTCTCTACTGAGTTTCTGAATGATTCCGCTGACTATATCGACGCTCTAGTAGAGCTGATTCGTGAGAGAATAGAGCAGTCCGAAGAGAGGAAGAGTTGA
- a CDS encoding M20 family metallopeptidase, with protein MHTKRIAEMIENKRDAFIKVSDQIWDFAETRFEEYQSAELLAQTLEGEGFQVERGVGGIKTAFIGSFGSGNPVVAILGEFDALSGMSQKKGQTTEEPLVAGANGHGCGHNLLGTASLAAAVAVKEYMEENNMTGTVRYYGCPGEEGGSGKAFMARAGLFDDVDFALCWHPMGYNSIMSIDSLANYQIYFKFKGKSAHAAASPHLGRSALDAVELMNVGVNYLREHIIPEARVHYAITNSGGLSPNVVQPKAEVLYLVRAPKVDQVQEIYERVCKIAQGAALMTETEVEIVFDKACSNLVQNKLLEEVMYKNFQELGVPVHDEAELQLAKEMRATLSKQELATSEKLSADTPAPDMVTWLNPYDGSKIPLNGSTDVGDVSWITPTAQCTTACYINGSTLHSWQWVSLGATSMAHKGMLHAGKVMASTAIDMLKKPELIEQAKAELKQRLGGQTYVCPIPEGVMPSVKK; from the coding sequence ATGCATACCAAGCGAATTGCAGAAATGATTGAGAATAAACGAGATGCCTTTATCAAGGTGAGCGACCAGATTTGGGATTTCGCGGAGACGCGCTTTGAAGAGTACCAATCTGCTGAGCTGTTGGCTCAAACACTCGAAGGAGAAGGCTTTCAGGTAGAACGCGGAGTAGGTGGTATCAAAACGGCCTTCATCGGAAGCTTTGGCAGCGGCAATCCTGTCGTGGCGATTTTGGGAGAGTTCGATGCTCTGTCGGGCATGAGTCAGAAAAAAGGCCAAACTACAGAAGAGCCTCTCGTAGCGGGAGCAAACGGCCATGGCTGTGGACACAACTTGCTTGGTACCGCTTCTCTTGCGGCAGCCGTTGCCGTGAAAGAGTATATGGAAGAGAACAACATGACGGGGACTGTTCGTTACTACGGCTGCCCAGGGGAGGAAGGCGGCTCCGGGAAAGCGTTCATGGCGCGAGCAGGATTGTTTGACGATGTAGACTTCGCACTTTGCTGGCACCCAATGGGCTACAACAGCATCATGTCCATCGATTCGCTCGCGAACTATCAAATTTACTTCAAGTTCAAAGGAAAGAGTGCCCATGCGGCAGCAAGTCCACATCTCGGTCGAAGCGCACTGGATGCTGTGGAATTGATGAACGTCGGCGTGAACTACTTGCGTGAGCACATCATCCCGGAAGCACGTGTGCACTATGCCATCACGAACTCCGGCGGCTTGTCGCCAAATGTGGTTCAGCCAAAAGCAGAGGTGCTCTATCTCGTACGTGCGCCAAAGGTTGATCAAGTACAGGAAATTTACGAGCGCGTATGCAAAATTGCGCAAGGTGCTGCTCTTATGACCGAAACAGAAGTAGAGATCGTATTCGACAAAGCGTGCTCGAACCTCGTGCAAAACAAGCTGCTCGAAGAGGTTATGTACAAAAACTTTCAGGAGCTGGGCGTCCCTGTACATGATGAAGCGGAACTGCAATTGGCAAAAGAAATGCGTGCGACGCTGTCCAAGCAGGAACTCGCTACATCGGAAAAACTGTCGGCGGACACACCTGCACCAGACATGGTGACGTGGCTTAACCCATACGATGGATCAAAAATCCCGCTGAACGGCTCAACGGATGTAGGCGATGTGAGCTGGATTACGCCAACTGCGCAATGCACAACTGCGTGCTATATTAACGGTTCCACGCTGCATTCTTGGCAATGGGTGTCTCTCGGGGCAACGTCCATGGCACATAAAGGGATGCTGCATGCGGGGAAAGTCATGGCTTCTACAGCTATTGACATGCTGAAAAAACCAGAGCTGATCGAACAGGCAAAAGCCGAGCTGAAACAGCGTCTGGGCGGTCAAACGTATGTATGTCCGATTCCAGAGGGTGTTATGCCTTCTGTAAAAAAATAA
- a CDS encoding amidohydrolase codes for MLDLVSLRRDFHRHPEVGFTEFRTASKVVEILTSLGYEVIYGQEAIDGDSRRGLPSEAVLEAAYERALRDGANPAIVEKMRGGYTAVIGVKKGKAPGPTVAFRFDMDALPVLESTEQDHFPQANGFRSHYEGNMHACAHDGHTTIGLGLAEALAAGDFSGTLKLIFQPAEEGVRGAYAIVEKGHLDDVDYIFCNHLGVNVPLGEVHGGSYGFLATTKMMAHFYGVSSHAGASPEQGKNALLGAATALLNIHAIPRFSTGDTRVNVGVLEGGTAANIIPAYAKMVVETRSITEEVNAEVENRVRNIIAHSAAMHELDYKIEVVGGAIPINYDVEMAELALEEAKQVEGFHSFKHGDYNSMGSEDASFMIKRVQDRGGKGTYMAIGTDIPAPHHHPKFDIQEEILPRSVALLNRIARRLLT; via the coding sequence ATGTTGGATCTGGTTTCGTTGCGAAGAGATTTTCATAGACATCCAGAGGTGGGTTTTACGGAGTTCCGTACCGCATCCAAGGTAGTAGAGATTTTGACGTCCCTCGGCTATGAGGTCATATACGGACAAGAAGCAATCGATGGAGATTCCCGTCGGGGCTTGCCTTCCGAGGCGGTTCTCGAGGCAGCGTATGAAAGAGCTTTGCGTGACGGTGCAAACCCGGCGATCGTTGAAAAAATGCGCGGTGGCTATACAGCAGTGATCGGTGTGAAGAAAGGGAAGGCACCTGGACCAACGGTTGCTTTCCGTTTTGACATGGACGCACTGCCTGTATTGGAAAGTACGGAGCAAGACCATTTTCCACAAGCGAATGGCTTCCGCTCCCATTATGAAGGCAACATGCATGCTTGCGCTCACGACGGTCATACCACGATTGGCTTGGGATTGGCAGAAGCGCTTGCAGCAGGAGATTTTTCCGGTACGCTCAAACTGATCTTCCAACCAGCCGAAGAAGGTGTGCGCGGTGCGTATGCGATCGTGGAAAAAGGTCATTTGGACGATGTTGACTATATTTTCTGCAACCATTTGGGTGTCAATGTGCCGCTGGGTGAGGTGCACGGCGGTTCTTACGGATTTTTGGCTACCACGAAAATGATGGCGCATTTCTACGGTGTTTCTTCTCATGCTGGTGCATCGCCAGAACAGGGGAAAAATGCATTGCTCGGAGCGGCTACCGCCCTGTTGAACATTCATGCGATTCCGCGCTTCAGCACGGGTGATACGAGAGTCAATGTGGGTGTGCTAGAAGGCGGAACAGCAGCGAACATCATTCCGGCCTATGCCAAGATGGTTGTGGAGACTCGCTCCATTACCGAAGAAGTAAATGCAGAAGTAGAAAACCGCGTGCGCAACATCATCGCGCACAGTGCTGCTATGCATGAGCTCGACTACAAGATCGAAGTCGTCGGGGGAGCAATCCCGATCAACTATGATGTGGAGATGGCAGAGCTGGCACTGGAAGAAGCCAAGCAGGTAGAAGGCTTCCATTCCTTTAAGCACGGCGATTACAATTCGATGGGCAGTGAAGATGCCAGCTTTATGATTAAACGCGTTCAGGATCGTGGCGGAAAAGGAACGTACATGGCAATCGGTACGGATATCCCTGCGCCTCACCACCATCCAAAATTCGATATACAAGAAGAGATTTTGCCACGCAGCGTAGCGCTTTTGAACCGAATTGCAAGACGATTGCTGACGTAA
- a CDS encoding peptide ABC transporter substrate-binding protein gives MKKGLAIATCLTLLFGVLAGCSNSSAPAEPTGSTTPAEATKTEPLVLKWSINSEPPSMDPGIAVDADSFDMIYAAFEGLTSYDLNGQLVNATAESFTNSPDYMNYTFKIRKDAKWSNGDPVTAHDFVYAIKRNLDPKTASEYAYQLYYIKGGEEYNTGKGKAEDVGVKAVDDYTVEFNLKSPTPFFRELTFFPTLFPLHQKTLEANPKWADEAKTIVGNGPFIMDTWEHKSKIVFTKNPNYWDKNNVKLDRIEIAMIEDNNTAFSMFENGDIDWGGYPASTLPTDAIPTLKDAGKLMVADNPGTQSVVFNTTKPPFNNKKIRQAFAYAINRQEIIDNILQTGVPAAYGWVPTSMGLKPDGYFKEDQAKAKALLEEGMKELGLSTFPTVTYTFDTNDTNKKLAEALQDQWKKALGVNVKLYTAELKVYRDMRSQANFDMIRFQWGADFNDPINFLEMFRDKTGGNNHPDWENAKFKELIDKSYNEPDLDARKKILLEAETILMEEMPLAPINFRGSPYVKNDKVKDFIIFPLGGAYFKYTSVNP, from the coding sequence ATGAAAAAGGGACTGGCAATTGCAACCTGTCTTACCTTGCTTTTCGGGGTACTAGCGGGGTGCTCGAACTCTTCCGCACCTGCTGAACCCACTGGCTCCACTACACCTGCAGAAGCGACAAAAACAGAGCCGCTGGTGTTAAAATGGAGCATCAACAGCGAGCCGCCTTCGATGGACCCTGGGATCGCCGTCGACGCGGATTCGTTTGACATGATTTACGCTGCCTTTGAAGGATTGACCAGCTATGACCTGAATGGACAACTCGTCAATGCTACGGCTGAGAGCTTCACCAACTCGCCAGATTACATGAACTACACCTTCAAAATTCGCAAGGACGCCAAATGGAGCAACGGAGACCCTGTCACTGCCCACGATTTCGTCTATGCGATCAAACGCAATCTCGATCCGAAAACAGCATCCGAGTACGCCTATCAGCTTTATTACATTAAAGGAGGAGAGGAGTACAATACGGGGAAAGGCAAAGCAGAAGATGTAGGCGTCAAGGCTGTAGACGACTACACCGTCGAATTCAACTTGAAGTCACCGACTCCGTTTTTCCGTGAGCTGACCTTCTTCCCAACTCTCTTCCCGTTGCATCAAAAAACGCTGGAAGCAAATCCGAAATGGGCGGATGAAGCAAAAACAATCGTGGGAAATGGTCCATTCATCATGGATACGTGGGAGCATAAAAGCAAGATCGTCTTTACGAAAAACCCGAACTACTGGGACAAAAACAACGTCAAGCTCGACCGGATTGAAATCGCCATGATCGAGGACAACAATACAGCATTCTCGATGTTTGAGAATGGCGACATCGACTGGGGCGGCTATCCTGCGTCAACACTTCCTACAGATGCAATCCCTACTCTCAAAGATGCGGGGAAGCTGATGGTCGCGGATAATCCGGGCACACAATCCGTCGTTTTTAATACAACCAAACCGCCGTTCAACAATAAAAAAATCCGTCAGGCCTTCGCTTATGCGATCAACCGTCAGGAAATCATCGATAACATATTGCAGACCGGCGTTCCAGCCGCTTACGGTTGGGTCCCGACTTCCATGGGATTAAAACCAGACGGCTACTTTAAAGAAGACCAGGCGAAAGCAAAAGCATTGCTGGAAGAAGGTATGAAGGAGCTCGGACTCTCGACCTTCCCGACCGTTACCTACACCTTTGACACGAATGATACCAATAAAAAGCTGGCAGAAGCCCTGCAAGATCAGTGGAAAAAAGCACTCGGCGTCAACGTGAAGCTGTACACGGCGGAGCTGAAGGTGTACCGCGACATGAGATCGCAAGCGAATTTTGACATGATCCGTTTCCAATGGGGTGCTGACTTCAACGACCCGATCAACTTCCTGGAGATGTTCCGCGACAAAACGGGCGGAAACAACCACCCGGATTGGGAAAATGCCAAGTTCAAAGAGCTGATCGACAAGAGCTACAATGAGCCTGACCTGGACGCACGCAAAAAAATCCTCCTAGAGGCAGAAACCATTCTCATGGAGGAAATGCCGCTGGCTCCGATCAACTTCCGCGGAAGCCCTTATGTGAAAAACGACAAGGTGAAGGATTTCATTATCTTCCCGCTGGGAGGCGCGTACTTCAAGTACACCTCGGTTAATCCGTAG
- a CDS encoding L-cystine transporter, which produces MSTLLIIVNIVLLLLFIAGLYAMQKKHISFSKRVFVGLGLGILFGLILQYVYGVKSDVLKSTIEWYNIVGKGYVKLLQMIVMPLVFISILSAFTKMKLTNNIGKISTLIIGLLVGTTAVAAAIGISTTLAFNLDGAQFQQGDAESARIEQVEQRLGDIENLSMPAKILELLPANPFLDLTGDRATSTIAVVIFSAIIGVAYLGVKRKNPEQAELFAKIVDTFHTIIMRVVTLILRLTPYGVLAIMIRVAATSDYNAIWQLGKFVVASYVAMIIMFIIHLLLLTFAGLNPITYVKKAFPVLTFAFTSRTSAGALPLNVKTQQSMGVPEGIANFAGSFGLSIGQNGCAGTYPAMLAIMVAPVAGIDPLTPSFILTLIAVVALSSFGVAGVGGGATFAALLVLSTMNLPIAIVGLLISVEPLIDMGRTALNVSGSMTSGLLTSRVTKELDTNAYHGNEQKTLTV; this is translated from the coding sequence ATGTCGACGTTATTGATCATCGTAAACATTGTTTTGTTGCTCTTATTCATTGCTGGATTGTATGCCATGCAAAAAAAGCATATTTCTTTTTCCAAACGGGTATTTGTTGGTCTCGGACTCGGGATTTTATTTGGACTCATTTTGCAATACGTATACGGAGTCAAATCAGACGTACTCAAATCCACCATCGAATGGTACAACATTGTAGGGAAAGGCTATGTGAAGCTGCTTCAAATGATCGTAATGCCACTAGTATTCATCTCTATTTTATCGGCTTTCACCAAAATGAAATTAACCAATAACATCGGGAAAATCAGTACGCTGATTATCGGACTTTTGGTAGGAACGACTGCTGTCGCGGCAGCAATCGGGATTTCGACTACCTTGGCATTTAATCTCGACGGGGCACAATTCCAGCAGGGGGATGCGGAATCCGCTCGGATCGAACAGGTGGAGCAGCGCTTGGGCGATATCGAGAACTTGAGTATGCCAGCCAAAATCCTGGAACTGCTTCCTGCGAATCCTTTCCTCGATCTGACTGGAGATCGGGCGACGTCTACCATTGCCGTTGTGATTTTCTCCGCGATTATCGGAGTTGCGTATTTAGGGGTAAAACGCAAAAATCCGGAGCAAGCTGAATTGTTTGCGAAGATTGTGGATACATTCCATACGATTATTATGCGTGTCGTGACATTGATCTTGCGCCTGACGCCATATGGTGTACTGGCAATCATGATCAGAGTCGCAGCTACCAGTGACTACAATGCCATCTGGCAGCTGGGCAAGTTCGTTGTCGCTTCGTATGTGGCGATGATCATCATGTTTATCATCCATCTGTTGCTGTTGACATTTGCTGGATTGAATCCAATCACTTATGTGAAAAAAGCATTCCCTGTCCTGACATTCGCCTTCACTTCGCGTACGAGCGCGGGGGCGTTGCCGCTGAATGTAAAAACGCAGCAAAGCATGGGGGTTCCTGAGGGAATTGCCAACTTCGCAGGCTCCTTTGGACTCTCCATCGGACAAAACGGCTGCGCAGGTACGTATCCGGCTATGCTGGCCATCATGGTAGCACCAGTCGCAGGAATTGATCCGCTGACACCATCGTTCATCCTGACGCTGATCGCAGTAGTGGCACTCAGCTCCTTCGGGGTTGCAGGCGTAGGAGGCGGGGCGACCTTTGCAGCACTGCTCGTCTTGTCGACGATGAATTTGCCAATTGCCATTGTCGGTCTGCTCATCTCCGTTGAGCCGTTGATTGACATGGGACGCACAGCACTCAACGTAAGCGGAAGCATGACATCAGGGCTATTGACGAGCAGAGTGACAAAAGAGCTCGATACCAATGCCTACCACGGAAATGAACAAAAAACACTGACTGTCTAA
- a CDS encoding carbon-nitrogen hydrolase family protein yields the protein MKVAIAQLTATMDKTQNLQKAADYIAKAKAAGADFVILPEMYSAPATPKSGVTPAEVAEKLDGPFVSGLAELAREHGVYVVCGVFESIEGDENRAYNTTVFLGREGQLLHAYRKTHLYDAFSYTESDFIAPGDNPYQVVETEFGKIGLMVCYEVRFPEIARQFALQGADILFVPAGWVAGAMKEDHWETLVRARAIENTMFVCAADQVGNIFAGRSMFVDPMGVVIASAGEEETLLITELDVSRIERVRGKLPSVANRRAELYTN from the coding sequence ATGAAAGTAGCCATTGCACAACTGACAGCGACGATGGATAAGACGCAAAATTTGCAAAAAGCAGCCGATTACATCGCAAAAGCAAAGGCAGCAGGGGCAGATTTTGTAATCTTGCCTGAAATGTACAGCGCACCTGCCACGCCAAAGTCGGGAGTAACCCCAGCGGAGGTAGCGGAAAAGCTGGATGGTCCATTCGTTTCCGGCTTGGCAGAGCTTGCTCGGGAGCATGGAGTGTATGTGGTTTGCGGTGTGTTCGAATCTATCGAGGGTGATGAAAATCGTGCCTACAATACGACCGTTTTTCTAGGCCGTGAAGGACAGCTGCTGCATGCGTACCGCAAGACACATTTGTACGATGCCTTTTCCTACACAGAATCGGACTTCATCGCGCCTGGGGATAATCCCTATCAAGTGGTGGAAACGGAATTCGGCAAAATCGGGCTGATGGTATGCTACGAGGTGCGTTTCCCGGAAATCGCGAGACAATTTGCGCTCCAGGGTGCAGATATTTTGTTTGTGCCAGCAGGCTGGGTAGCGGGAGCGATGAAAGAGGATCACTGGGAGACGCTGGTTCGTGCGCGTGCCATTGAAAACACAATGTTCGTATGTGCGGCAGATCAGGTCGGAAATATTTTTGCCGGACGCAGCATGTTCGTCGATCCGATGGGTGTCGTGATTGCAAGTGCAGGGGAAGAAGAAACGTTATTGATCACAGAACTGGATGTAAGTCGGATTGAACGAGTACGGGGCAAATTGCCAAGCGTAGCCAACCGCCGAGCGGAACTGTATACCAATTAA
- a CDS encoding sensor histidine kinase, which yields MSIRIKLLLSYTGMLVISLLTFFVAASLFTIAATGDINSFRDFYKVHYQLNPLTEQEENIFLELKYLAKNEPDQLQNQELLADYDFKLKTVRAGLYVRRESNQVFASPTINQPELENSLPPYDLNNNQIRNTFNIDERFYAYAKFDFKFSDGAKGSVFVIRERSPFGEVIRKLLPILVFLLLGVIVIANVLLYRWITRSVVKPLDLLRNSAENIKEGNLDFELHLHTKDEIGQLNEAFENMRKRLQESVRLRLADEESRKELISNISHDLRTPITNIKGYIEGIRDGVADTPEKMEKYVNIIYSKAVDLDMLVDELFLYSKLDLKQVPFTFEHVDIVQFLDDCIDELHYDLEKKGITIQWNQRTAEGTLVIADLEKIKRTVLNIIGNSQKYMDKPEKIICVSVQADADWATIEIKDNGIGIPQEAIPHLFERFYRVEQSRNSSTGGSGLGLSIARQIIEGHGGTIWVESKQGVGTSLFFTLKRTHKQ from the coding sequence ATGTCCATCCGTATCAAGCTGCTGCTCTCTTACACAGGGATGCTAGTCATCAGCTTGCTGACGTTTTTCGTAGCCGCCAGCCTATTTACGATTGCGGCGACAGGCGATATCAACAGCTTTCGCGATTTTTATAAAGTGCATTATCAGCTCAATCCGCTGACAGAACAAGAAGAGAATATTTTCCTTGAATTGAAATATCTCGCCAAGAATGAGCCGGATCAGTTGCAAAACCAGGAGCTGCTTGCCGATTACGATTTCAAGCTCAAAACGGTACGAGCCGGCCTGTATGTCCGCAGGGAGAGCAATCAAGTCTTTGCCTCCCCGACCATCAATCAGCCCGAGCTGGAAAACAGCTTGCCACCCTATGATTTGAACAACAACCAGATTCGCAACACGTTCAACATCGACGAAAGATTTTATGCGTATGCCAAGTTTGACTTCAAGTTTTCGGATGGCGCAAAAGGCAGTGTCTTTGTGATCCGCGAGCGCAGCCCATTTGGCGAGGTTATCCGCAAACTGCTGCCGATTCTCGTGTTCCTCCTCCTCGGCGTCATTGTCATCGCAAACGTCTTGTTGTACCGCTGGATTACCCGCAGTGTCGTCAAGCCGCTCGATCTACTGCGCAATTCGGCTGAGAACATCAAGGAAGGCAATCTGGACTTTGAGCTCCATCTGCACACGAAAGACGAGATTGGACAACTGAACGAAGCGTTCGAGAACATGCGCAAACGATTGCAGGAATCAGTGCGGCTGCGCCTTGCGGACGAAGAAAGCCGCAAAGAATTGATTTCCAACATCTCGCATGATTTGCGTACACCGATTACCAATATCAAGGGCTACATCGAAGGAATCCGCGATGGCGTAGCTGATACCCCGGAGAAAATGGAAAAGTACGTGAACATCATTTACTCCAAGGCAGTAGACCTCGACATGCTCGTCGATGAGCTGTTTCTCTACTCCAAGCTCGATCTGAAGCAAGTGCCCTTTACGTTTGAACATGTAGATATCGTGCAGTTTTTGGATGATTGCATCGACGAGCTGCACTACGATCTGGAAAAGAAGGGCATCACGATTCAGTGGAATCAACGCACAGCAGAAGGCACCCTGGTCATCGCCGATCTGGAAAAAATCAAGCGCACCGTCTTAAACATCATTGGCAACTCGCAAAAATACATGGATAAACCTGAAAAAATCATCTGCGTCTCTGTTCAAGCGGATGCTGATTGGGCGACCATTGAAATAAAAGACAACGGCATCGGTATCCCGCAAGAAGCCATTCCTCACCTGTTCGAACGCTTTTATCGGGTGGAGCAATCCCGTAATTCTTCCACGGGCGGTAGCGGTCTCGGACTCTCCATCGCGCGCCAGATTATTGAGGGTCACGGCGGCACCATCTGGGTAGAGAGCAAGCAAGGTGTAGGTACCAGCCTATTCTTTACGTTAAAACGTACCCACAAACAATAG
- a CDS encoding response regulator transcription factor: MSSRILIIEDETTIAQLERDYFELNGFQVDLCHSGSEGLPLAINGDYSLIIVDLQLPGMDGFELCSQIRQVKEVPILIVSAKKEEIDKIRAFNLGADDYITKPFSPSELVARAKAHLTRYERLTARQPQPSNAEIHIRGLVIDKVSRRVYVRNQEVIFTTREFNLLEFLATHPNRVFNKNELFERIWGMDSSGDIATVTVHIRKLREKIEVDPSNPQYIETVWGAGYRFTV; encoded by the coding sequence ATGTCTTCACGCATCCTCATCATTGAAGATGAGACGACGATCGCTCAGCTGGAGCGGGATTATTTTGAACTGAACGGCTTTCAGGTCGATTTATGCCACTCTGGCAGCGAAGGCTTGCCGCTTGCCATCAATGGCGACTACAGTTTGATCATCGTTGATTTGCAGCTTCCGGGCATGGACGGCTTCGAATTGTGCAGCCAGATTAGACAAGTCAAGGAAGTGCCAATCCTGATCGTCTCCGCAAAAAAAGAAGAGATCGATAAAATCCGCGCCTTTAATCTCGGTGCCGATGACTATATTACAAAACCGTTCAGCCCAAGCGAATTAGTAGCCAGAGCTAAAGCCCATCTGACAAGATACGAGCGTTTGACAGCCCGACAACCTCAACCATCGAACGCAGAGATTCACATTCGCGGTCTCGTCATCGACAAAGTTTCAAGAAGAGTGTATGTACGAAATCAGGAAGTCATTTTCACGACTAGAGAATTCAATCTGCTTGAATTTCTAGCGACTCACCCGAATCGGGTTTTTAACAAAAATGAGCTGTTCGAACGAATCTGGGGCATGGATTCCAGCGGAGATATCGCGACCGTTACGGTGCACATTCGCAAGCTCCGTGAAAAGATCGAAGTCGATCCATCCAATCCACAGTATATCGAGACGGTCTGGGGTGCCGGTTACCGATTTACTGTCTAA